One stretch of Equus caballus isolate H_3958 breed thoroughbred chromosome 24, TB-T2T, whole genome shotgun sequence DNA includes these proteins:
- the SLC25A47 gene encoding solute carrier family 25 member 47 isoform X3, which translates to MVRIQTEPRYTGIWHCVWDTYRRERVWGFYRGLSLPVCTVSLVSSLSFGTYRHCLSHICRFRYGSADAKPAKTDITLSGFASGLVRVFLTSPTEVAKVRLQTQTQPQPQQRRLSTSGPSAVPSVCPAPPGRPVPGPKYHGPLHCLATVAREEGLRGLYRGSSALLFRDGHSFATYFLSYALLCEWLTPAGHSQPDVLGVLVAGGCAGVLAWAVATPMDVIKSRLQVDGQGQRRYRGLLHCMAASVREEGPRVLFKGLTLNCCRAFPVNMAVFVTYEAVLRLARGLLT; encoded by the exons ATG GTCAGGATCCAGACGGAGCCCAGGTACACCGGCATCTGGCACTGTGTCTGGGACACGTATCGCCGAGAGCGG GTGTGGGGCTTCTACAGGGGCCTCTCACTGCCCGTGTGCACGGTGTCCTTGGTCTCATCTCTGTCCTTCGGCACCTACCGCCACTGCCTCTCGCACATCTGCCGGTTCCGGTACGGCAGCGCTGATGCCAAGCCCGCGAAGACCGACATCACGCTCTCAGGATTCGCTTCCGGGCTCGTCCGC GTGTTCCTGACCTCGCCCACCGAGGTGGCCAAGGTCCGCCTGCAGACGCAGACGCAGCCACAGCCCCAGCAGCGGCGCCTCTCTACCTCGGGGCCCTCGGCTGTGCCCTCTGTGTGTCCTGCGCCCCCTGGAAGGCCGGTGCCTGGCCCCAAGTACCACGGGCCGCTGCACTGCCTGGCCACGGTGGCCCGTGAGGAGGGGCTGCGGGGTCTCTACAGAGGCAGCTCAGCCCTGCTCTTTCGGGATGGCCACTCCTTCGCCACCTACTTCCTCTCCTACGCCCTCCTCTGTGAGTGGCTCACCCCCGCCGGCCACAGCCAGCCAG ATGTCTTGGGTGTGCTGGTGGCCGGTGGCTGTGCAGGGGTCCTGGCCTGGGCCGTGGCCACCCCCATGGACGTAATCAAGTCCCGCCTGCAGGTGGATGGGCAGGGCCAGCGGCGCTACCGGGGCCTCCTGCACTGCATGGCAGCCAGTGTGCGGGAGGAGGGGCCACGGGTCCTCTTCAAGGGGCTGACGCTCAACTGCTGCCGCGCCTTCCCTGTCAACATGGCGGTCTTTGTCACCTACGAGGCTGTGCTGAGGCTCGCCCGGGGCCTGCTCACGTAG
- the SLC25A47 gene encoding solute carrier family 25 member 47 isoform X2 yields MDFVAGAIGGVCGVAVGYPLDTVKVRIQTEPRYTGIWHCVWDTYRRERVWGFYRGLSLPVCTVSLVSSLSFGTYRHCLSHICRFRYGSADAKPAKTDITLSGFASGLVRVFLTSPTEVAKVRLQTQTQPQPQQRRLSTSGPSAVPSVCPAPPGRPVPGPKYHGPLHCLATVAREEGLRGLYRGSSALLFRDGHSFATYFLSYALLCEWLTPAGHSQPDVLGVLVAGGCAGVLAWAVATPMDVIKSRLQVDGQGQRRYRGLLHCMAASVREEGPRVLFKGLTLNCCRAFPVNMAVFVTYEAVLRLARGLLT; encoded by the exons ATGGATTTTGTTGCTGGAGCCATCGGAG GCGTCTGCGGTGTTGCTGTGGGCTACCCGCTGGACACGGTGAAG GTCAGGATCCAGACGGAGCCCAGGTACACCGGCATCTGGCACTGTGTCTGGGACACGTATCGCCGAGAGCGG GTGTGGGGCTTCTACAGGGGCCTCTCACTGCCCGTGTGCACGGTGTCCTTGGTCTCATCTCTGTCCTTCGGCACCTACCGCCACTGCCTCTCGCACATCTGCCGGTTCCGGTACGGCAGCGCTGATGCCAAGCCCGCGAAGACCGACATCACGCTCTCAGGATTCGCTTCCGGGCTCGTCCGC GTGTTCCTGACCTCGCCCACCGAGGTGGCCAAGGTCCGCCTGCAGACGCAGACGCAGCCACAGCCCCAGCAGCGGCGCCTCTCTACCTCGGGGCCCTCGGCTGTGCCCTCTGTGTGTCCTGCGCCCCCTGGAAGGCCGGTGCCTGGCCCCAAGTACCACGGGCCGCTGCACTGCCTGGCCACGGTGGCCCGTGAGGAGGGGCTGCGGGGTCTCTACAGAGGCAGCTCAGCCCTGCTCTTTCGGGATGGCCACTCCTTCGCCACCTACTTCCTCTCCTACGCCCTCCTCTGTGAGTGGCTCACCCCCGCCGGCCACAGCCAGCCAG ATGTCTTGGGTGTGCTGGTGGCCGGTGGCTGTGCAGGGGTCCTGGCCTGGGCCGTGGCCACCCCCATGGACGTAATCAAGTCCCGCCTGCAGGTGGATGGGCAGGGCCAGCGGCGCTACCGGGGCCTCCTGCACTGCATGGCAGCCAGTGTGCGGGAGGAGGGGCCACGGGTCCTCTTCAAGGGGCTGACGCTCAACTGCTGCCGCGCCTTCCCTGTCAACATGGCGGTCTTTGTCACCTACGAGGCTGTGCTGAGGCTCGCCCGGGGCCTGCTCACGTAG
- the SLC25A47 gene encoding solute carrier family 25 member 47 isoform X1, with translation MCLAPASLPVCPFRPVLLLLPVGGPHRLQGWMGSVSHLRWVVKGMVPPCSLFGSGGTQVPHCEDTSSPVRGPLRPPAISRGGRSPWKEASSPVEPSEGAAPAESWLQPPESPWARAPSRALTRFLIFRNGEMVRIQTEPRYTGIWHCVWDTYRRERVWGFYRGLSLPVCTVSLVSSLSFGTYRHCLSHICRFRYGSADAKPAKTDITLSGFASGLVRVFLTSPTEVAKVRLQTQTQPQPQQRRLSTSGPSAVPSVCPAPPGRPVPGPKYHGPLHCLATVAREEGLRGLYRGSSALLFRDGHSFATYFLSYALLCEWLTPAGHSQPDVLGVLVAGGCAGVLAWAVATPMDVIKSRLQVDGQGQRRYRGLLHCMAASVREEGPRVLFKGLTLNCCRAFPVNMAVFVTYEAVLRLARGLLT, from the exons ATGTGCCTTGCCCCAGCCTCCCTGCCGGTCTGCCCATTCAGGCCtgtgctcctgctgctgcctgtgGGGGGTCCCCACCGCCTCCAAGGGTGGATGGGCAGTGTGTCACATCTGCGATGGGTTGTGAAAGGCATGGTTCCTCCTTGCTCTCTGTTTGGCTCTGGAGGAACTCAGGTGCCACATTGTGAGGACACAAGCAGTCCTGTGAGAGGTCCACTGCGGCCTCCAGCCATCAGCCGTGGGGGCAGGTCACCTTGGAAGGAGGCCTCCAGCCCTGTGGAACCTTCTGAGGGTGCGGCACCAGCTGAGAGCTGGCTGCAGCCTCCCGAGAGCCCCTGGGCCCGAGCCCCCAGCCGAGCTCTTACCAGGTTCCTGATCTTCAGAAATGGTGAGATG GTCAGGATCCAGACGGAGCCCAGGTACACCGGCATCTGGCACTGTGTCTGGGACACGTATCGCCGAGAGCGG GTGTGGGGCTTCTACAGGGGCCTCTCACTGCCCGTGTGCACGGTGTCCTTGGTCTCATCTCTGTCCTTCGGCACCTACCGCCACTGCCTCTCGCACATCTGCCGGTTCCGGTACGGCAGCGCTGATGCCAAGCCCGCGAAGACCGACATCACGCTCTCAGGATTCGCTTCCGGGCTCGTCCGC GTGTTCCTGACCTCGCCCACCGAGGTGGCCAAGGTCCGCCTGCAGACGCAGACGCAGCCACAGCCCCAGCAGCGGCGCCTCTCTACCTCGGGGCCCTCGGCTGTGCCCTCTGTGTGTCCTGCGCCCCCTGGAAGGCCGGTGCCTGGCCCCAAGTACCACGGGCCGCTGCACTGCCTGGCCACGGTGGCCCGTGAGGAGGGGCTGCGGGGTCTCTACAGAGGCAGCTCAGCCCTGCTCTTTCGGGATGGCCACTCCTTCGCCACCTACTTCCTCTCCTACGCCCTCCTCTGTGAGTGGCTCACCCCCGCCGGCCACAGCCAGCCAG ATGTCTTGGGTGTGCTGGTGGCCGGTGGCTGTGCAGGGGTCCTGGCCTGGGCCGTGGCCACCCCCATGGACGTAATCAAGTCCCGCCTGCAGGTGGATGGGCAGGGCCAGCGGCGCTACCGGGGCCTCCTGCACTGCATGGCAGCCAGTGTGCGGGAGGAGGGGCCACGGGTCCTCTTCAAGGGGCTGACGCTCAACTGCTGCCGCGCCTTCCCTGTCAACATGGCGGTCTTTGTCACCTACGAGGCTGTGCTGAGGCTCGCCCGGGGCCTGCTCACGTAG